A genome region from Actinomycetota bacterium includes the following:
- a CDS encoding DUF2007 domain-containing protein gives VVNMKETIKIFSSRIEAEVAKSFLKSNGIESYVSSDDAGQMYPSQQWVGGVYLLIDSKDKEAASQLLREEDELHN, from the coding sequence AGTAGTTAATATGAAAGAAACCATTAAAATTTTCAGTTCCCGCATAGAGGCTGAGGTAGCTAAAAGCTTTTTAAAAAGTAATGGCATTGAAAGCTATGTATCCTCTGACGACGCCGGCCAGATGTATCCATCCCAGCAATGGGTAGGAGGGGTATACCTGTTAATAGATTCCAAAGATAAAGAGGCTGCCAGTCAGCTGTTAAGGGAAGAGGATGAATTGCACAATTAG